Proteins from a genomic interval of Nematostella vectensis chromosome 12, jaNemVect1.1, whole genome shotgun sequence:
- the LOC5511720 gene encoding zinc phosphodiesterase ELAC protein 2 — protein MLSCRVIQSYLTKLSSVVKKCLLGRNVPVYSDKMASKTKLLSNKVYLQVLGTCSLDTTPSLLLFTDSQRYLFNCGEGTQRLFNEQKIKYNKLNNIFFTRICWERCGGLPGMAMTLRDSKKTTINIYGPENLKDLMNGTRFFIFHEKMKYVCTQYNGIKDTAFTDENLTLTPVVIQAHKKDDPSNDKSHARKDEKLNSEQQHPDKKIKLDPGLLKESIVCYICQLVSVPGKFLLNKAKELGVPKGPLYGKLKNGENVILEDGTEVCPEQVTEPTSPGPVVLFIDCPCVDYIPNIVNNHSLCAFHEGPSNMAPVIIVHMVPMAVYNHPDYVSWSKKFGERTEHLLINSEVCSDHVAFRRQATIQCKLNTLDPSIFPLLYQSPKKDLPQFPIRTMPGAFCLQYHLRPLKQQGYSTSDVPEPLNVQELKNEAITAIKDIKKREDSLGFDKMSPSNDLQTPNLDLKAQAVTQDTEMRLDNKSETKSKISETKHNVSPDNCTDLEQSIKSEDKLSPETLNLSDVSKVLREKYTSSLLNTCNQSNSIADSDSKHDNREKGALDLGSSLTTKSQGSVDDFDFEVVFIGTGASLPSKYRNVSSTLLSISNEHSVLLDCGEGTLGQLYRHYGNKADDVIRRISCVFISHMHADHHLGLLSVLLRQAELAQVSDTAAHTLVIGPLRMRSWLTEYSSLCEHLDFRFMECFPDSCKAPKYLDCLDVKISVVPVDHCAFAYGLVLSHVTGWKVVYSGDTRPCKKLIDAGAGATLLIHEATLEDEMTSEAIEKKHSTTTEAISSGLKMSARFIMLNHFSQRYPKIPVFNEKFTKHTGIAFDHMTIRPRDFDKIPSLLPALKVLFAEEVEELTQNTEIRRNKLNANES, from the exons ATGTTATCGTGTAGAGTTATTCAATCATACTTGACAAAGTTATCCTCCGTAGTTAAAAAATGCTTGCTGGGCCGTAACGTACCCGTATATTCTGATAAAATGGCTTCTAAGACGAAGCTTTTGTCAAACAAAGTCTACCTTCAAGTGTTAGGAACTTGTTCTCTAGACACCACGCCGTCGCTGCTGTTATTCACGGATTCTCAGAG GTATCTTTTCAACTGTGGTGAAGGAACTCAAAGGCTTTTTAATGAACAGAAGATCAAATACAACAAACtcaataatattttctttacaaGAATTTGCTGGGAGCGATGTGGGGGATTGCCTGGAATGGCTATGACACTCAGAGACAGCAAAAAGACAACTATAAACATTTATGGACCAGAAAACCTGAAGGACCTAATGAATGGGACaagattctttatttttcatgAAAAGATGAAATATGTGTGTACACAGTATAATGGCATAAAGGATACAGCATTCACTGATGAAAACCTCACCTTAACTCCTGTTGTAATACAAG caCACAAGAAAGATGATCCAAGTAATGACAAATCTCATGCcagaaaagatgaaaaactCAACAGTGAACAGCAGCATCCTGATAAGAAAATTAAACTGGACCCAGGATTGCTCAAAGAATCCATCGTGTGCTACATCTGTCAGCTTGTGTCTGTTCCTGGAAAATTTTTGCTTAATAAAGCAAAAGAGCTAGGGGTCCCTAAAGGACCTCTTTATGGGAAGCTGAAGAATGGAGAAAATGTTATCCTAGAGGATGGCACAGAG GTGTGTCCAGAGCAGGTGACGGAGCCTACCTCTCCTGGCCCAGTTGTACTTTTTATTGATTGCCCATGTGTGGACTACATACCTAACATTGTCAATAACCATTCTCTATGCGCCTTTCACGAAGGGCCATCAAACATGGCTCCTGTCATTATTGTTCACATGGTACCTATGGCTGTCTACAATCATCCAGATTACGTTTCATGGAGTAAAAA GTTCGGAGAAAGGACAGAGCACTTGTTGATAAATTCCGAGGTTTGCAGCGATCATGTTGCATTCCGCCGACAAGCAACTATCCAATGCAAGCTTAATACTCTTGATCCGTCCATCTTCCCTCTACTCTACCAATCCCCG aaaaaagacCTACCCCAATTCCCCATACGAACCATGCCCGGTGCTTTCTGTCTTCAATATCATCTCCGACCCCTCAAACAACAAGGATACTCCACGTCAGATGTGCCAGAACCACTCAATGTCCAAGAACTGAAGAACGAAGCTATTACTGCTATCAAGGATATCAAAAAGAGAGAAGACTCTCTGGGGTTTGATAAAATGTCGCCTTCAAATGATTTACAGACACCAAATTTAGATTTGAAGGCTCAAGCTGTTACTCAAGACACTGAGATGCGACTTGATAATAAATCAGAAACGAAAAGTAAAATTAGTGAAACTAAACACAATGTATCACCTGATAATTGCACAGACTTGGAACAGAGTATAAAATCCGAAGACAAATTGTCCCCTGAAACTCTAAATCTCTCTGACGTTTCCAAAGTCCTGAGAgaaaaatacacaagctcatTACTTAATACTTGTAACCAAAGCAACAGCATTGCTGACAGTGATAGTAAACATGACAATCGTGAAAAAGGTGCTCTTGATTTGGGTTCATCgttaacaacaaaaagccaaGGGAGTGTAGATGACTTTGATTTTGAGGTGGTATTTATTGGGACAGGCGCATCTCTGCCATCTAAATACAGGAATGTCAGTTCAACCCTGCTGTCCATCAG CAATGAACACTCAGTCCTGCTGGACTGCGGGGAAGGAACCCTGGGTCAACTCTACCGTCACTATGGCAACAAGGCAGATGATGTCATTCGGCGAATTAGTTGTGTGTTTATCTCCCATATGCATGCCGATCACCATCTG GGCCTTCTAAGCGTGTTGCTTCGACAGGCTGAGCTAGCACAG GTATCAGACACTGCTGCTCATACTCTTGTCATTGGCCCTTTGAGAATGCGCAGTTGGCTAACAGAATACAGTTCTCTATGTGAGCATTTGGATTTTAG GTTCATGGAATGTTTCCCTGATTCCTGTAAAGCCCCGAAGTATCTAGATTGTCTTGATGTCAAG ATATCAGTCGTCCCTGTGGATCACTGTGCGTTCGCGTACGGCCTGGTGCTGAGCCACGTGACGGGATGGAAGGTGGTTTATTCCGGTGACACTCGTCCATGCAAAAAGTTGATAGATGCCG GCGCCGGCGCCACGCTGCTGATCCACGAGGCGACGTTAGAGGATGAGATGACGTCAGAGGCCATAGAAAAGAAGCACAGCACTACGACCGAGGCGATCTCAAGTGGACTGAAAATGAGTGCCCGCTTCATTATGCTAAACCACTtcagtcagcggtatcctaaGATTCCTGTGTTCAACGAAAAGTTCACTAAGCATACTGGGATCGCATTTGATCATATGACG ATACGACCAAGAGATTTCGACAAGATCCCATCGTTGCTCCCAGCGTTGAAGGTCTTATTTGCGGAAGAAGTTGAAGAATTAACTCAGAACACTGAAATCCGGCGAAACAAACTAAACGCGAATGAGTCTTGA
- the LOC5511715 gene encoding zinc phosphodiesterase ELAC protein 2 translates to MIVGFLQCRTPCFRGFTFKSCTGRIEELFTRRYNNRCLQFDRARHPLRGIGGRSLASPSRSVFRVTCRHYWNGPNSCQSLSTTCMGLRVMTSCRQYWNGPGAGRSVSSRIYLQVIGTVSSQSAPSVLLFTDSQRYLFNCGESIHRLSCDLDISMDPGRIFLTGNQWQHIGGLSYIQYQPQALEPNAGIEVHGPAGTEDFVHSLYTFSKRHLVTKPSITCFDHHPSSLPLYKDDNVSIQTVILEDSNPAQGLPDDSLCFICKLADPPGKFLAERAQELGIPVGHMRKELLSGNPVVLPDGRTVKPDEVVVPPKPGQIFAVIDCSTAEKLQLLTNHKYFQDHIDCKQLDLMIHMTPMSLFQTNTYQSWVREFGPRTQHILLNTDTPACQRQLQLNNRLQRRLHSIQPTIFSAPHTEHPLHTQWLDLPDNCVSGQSRMLYNFRPVNNEGLFWDGIPSKPDIFWKSNSDLEESGSNYNEQQMVAPDSEQSARHKEDGFSVTFLGTGASKMSKLRNTSSMLVQIGVDSSILFDCGDGTFCQLKHQYGKHTGNVLASLKSIFISHKHIDHHMGLVNLLFHRQKAALKRKNYEPLVVVGPERLLKWLEYYNSRRNELHYRFISFTEVKSGQCKNQLKDLVSSLGLCKLSVVPVVHCDDSHGIVIAHASGWKLVYSGDCSPSGYLVREGADATLLIHEATFLPDYGEKEAKLTGHSTTDGAIEVSKRMRARYTILTHFSQRYNLKRIVKCRFPPGVSVAFDHMTVTSQDLPSLDRVLPNLRRALYGNKPQSSIKKQRWTNDRSPSHFEGQTRGAVLSKSIGKSIIGR, encoded by the exons ATGATTGTTGGGTTTTTACAGTGTAGAACTCCATGCTTTCGGGGATTCACGTTCAAAAGCTGTACGGGCCGCATAGAGGAGCTATTTACTCGTCGATATAACAATAGATGCTTGCAATTTGATAGAGCTAGACACCCTTTAAGAGGCATTGGAGGCAGATCGCTTGCATCACCTAGCCGTAGCGTCTTCAGGGTGACTTGTAGACATTACTGGAACGGTCCAAACTCTTGTCAATCACTCTCTACAACTTGTATGGGTTTGCGTGTGATGACGTCTTGTAGACAATATTGGAATGGACCTGGTGCAGGACGTTCGGTTTCTTCTAGGATATACCTACAGGTTATTGGTACTGTGTCGTCACAGTCAGCACCCAGCGTTCTACTTTTTACAGACTCTCAAAG GTATTTGTTCAATTGTGGAGAGAGCATTCATAGACTGTCATGTGACCTGGACATATCAATGGACCCCGGGCGGATATTCCTAACTGGAAATCAGTGGCAGCACATTGGAGGTCTGTCTTACATTCAGTACCAGCCACAGGCTTTAGAGCCAAATGCTGGTATTGAGGTCCATGGCCCTGCTGGCACGGAAGACTTTGTTCATAGTTTGTACACATTCTCCAAGCGCCATTTGGTAACTAAACCATCCATCACTTGCTTTGATCATCACCCTTCTTCACTTCCTCTGTACAAAGATGATAATGTCAGCATTCAAACTGTGATATTGGAGGACTCAAACCCAGCACAGGGTTTGCCAGATGACTCTTTGTGTTTCATATGCAAACTAGCAGACCCTCCAGGGAAATTCCTGGCTGAAAGAGCCCAGGagcttgggatacctgtgggaCACATGAGGAAGGAACTGCTATCTGGGAATCCTGTGGTACTGCCAGATGGAAGGACT GTCAAACCAGACGAAGTTGTTGTGCCGCCAAAACCTGGCCAAATATTTGCTGTGATTGACTGCTCCACTGCAGAGAAATTACAATTACTGACTAATCACAAATACTTCCAAGATCACATTGATTGTAAACAATTAGACCTAATGATTCATATGACACCAATGTCCCTGTTTCAAACCAACACTTATCAGTCGTGGGTCAGAGAATTTGGGCCAAGAACTCAACACATTCTCCTAAACACGGATACTCCAGCATGTCAAAGACAACTTCAATTGAACAATCGCTTACAAAGAAGACTGCACTCGATACAGCCTACAATATTTTCAGCACCCCATACGGAACATCCATTACACACTCAATGGCTGGATCTACCGGATAACTGTGTGTCAGGGCAGAGTAGAATGTTGTATAATTTCCGTCCAGTTAATAATGAAGGGCTTTTTTGGGATGGTATACCCTCCAAACCAGATATATTCTGGAAAAGTAACAGTGATCTTGAAGAATCTGGCTCAAATTATAATGAACAACAAATGGTAGCACCTGACTCAGAACAGAGTGCAAGACACAAGGAAGATGGGTTTAGTGTGACATTTCTAGGAACTGGAGCATCAAAGATGTCTAAATTACGGAATACAAGTAGTATGTTGGTCCAGATAGG AGTGGACTCATCTATACTGTTCGACTGTGGGGATGGGACTTTCTGTCAGTTGAAGCATCAATATGGCAAGCATACTGGCAATGTGTTGGCATCCCTCAAGAGCATCTTTATCTCCCACAAACACATAGACCACCATATG GGACTTGTCAACCTTTTATTCCACCGCCAAAAAGCTGCCTTGAAAAGAAAG AACTATGAGCCTCTTGTGGTTGTCGGCCCAGAGAGGCTGCTGAAATGGTTGGAATATTACAACAGCAGGCGAAACGAGTTGCATTACAG GTTTATCAGTTTCACCGAGGTAAAAAGCGGACAGTGCAAGAACCAACTCAAGGATCTCGTTTCGTCTCTTGGCTTGTGCAAG CTGTCGGTGGTTCCCGTGGTGCACTGCGACGACTCACATGGAATCGTTATTGCGCATGCGTCAGGATGGAAGCTAGTGTATTCGGGCGACTGCTCTCCGTCAGGGTACCTCGTCAGAGAAG GTGCAGATGCAACTCTTCTGATCCACGAGGCGACCTTCCTACCAGATTATGGAGAAAAGGAGGCAAAGCTTACTggacacag TACGACTGATGGTGCAATTGAAGTATCCAAGAGAATGCGTGCCCGCTATACCATCCTGACGCATTTCAGCCAACGATATAACTTGAAGAGGATTGTCAAATGTCGATTCCCGCCTGGCGTCAGTGTGGCGTTCGACCATATGACG GTTACTAGCCAGGATCTGCCGAGCTTGGACCGAGTACTTCCGAATCTCCGCCGAGCGCTTTACGGAAACAAGCCACAAAGCTCTATTAAAAAACAGAGGTGGACAAACGATCGATCCCCAAGCCATTTTGAAGGCCAAACGAGAGGGGCGGTATTATCAAAATCGATTGGAAAATCGATCATTGGTCGATGA